A section of the Citrus sinensis cultivar Valencia sweet orange chromosome 8, DVS_A1.0, whole genome shotgun sequence genome encodes:
- the LOC102608722 gene encoding uncharacterized protein LOC102608722, with protein MEMEVVMPMPAAAPTSMDFNFDSNCSSPYITAPSSPQRFGNSLFFSAPASPTRISAFYRDLNDHSLSTSSNRMNSHDTDDDDQDQDEDFEFDFSGQLERTSLSADELFDGGKIRPLKLPAGYESASSTVSSPRQPVSSRSRKYNNHPPRNKDPNPFDGADHQVQHRGRERVTDYSCSSRKGTRSLSPIRVSDIIDEQEDNSQAARIIITSTRSRSNSNNSKSYASSILSAISFSNKKWKLKDLLFRSASEGRATSPDPLRKFAVLSKKEVMVDDAKNSSFRSTDSSSGSVSRRRPPVSAHELHYTANRAVSEELKRKTFLPYKQGLLGCLGFNPGGVHDISRGVGSMPRV; from the coding sequence ATGGAAATGGAAGTTGTGATGCCAATGCCGGCGGCGGCACCAACGTCTATGGACTTCAACTTTGACAGCAATTGTTCATCTCCATACATTACTGCTCCTTCAAGCCCCCAAAGATTCGGCAACAGCTTGTTCTTCAGTGCCCCCGCTAGCCCTACTCGTATCTCCGCCTTTTATCGCGACCTCAATGATCATTCTTTATCCACAAGTAGTAACCGAATGAATAGTCATGACACAGATGATGACGATCAAGATCAAGATGAAGATTTCGAGTTTGACTTCAGTGGGCAGCTTGAGAGAACTTCCTTATCCGCTGATGAGCTCTTTGATGGCGGCAAGATTCGCCCTCTGAAGCTACCAGCCGGGTACGAATCAGCTTCCAGCACGGTCTCATCTCCGCGGCAGCCAGTTTCTTCGAGatcaagaaaatataataatcatCCGCCGAGAAATAAAGATCCTAATCCGTTTGATGGAGCTGATCATCAAGTTCAACATCGTGGCAGAGAGAGGGTTACGGATTATTCTTGTAGTTCAAGAAAAGGAACCCGATCATTGTCTCCGATCAGGGTTTCGGACATAATAGATGAACAAGAAGATAACTCGCAGGCAGcaagaattattattacttcaaCAAGAAGCcgtagtaatagtaataactCAAAATCGTATGCGTCTTCCATTCTATCGGCAATTTCATTTTCGAACAAAAAGTGGAAGCTGAAGGATCTTTTATTCAGAAGTGCTTCTGAAGGCAGGGCAACAAGCCCGGATCCCCTGAGAAAATTTGCCGTTTTGTCCAAGAAAGAGGTGATGGTTGATGATGCGAAGAACTCAAGCTTCCGGTCCACCGACAGCTCCTCCGGTTCAGTATCACGGCGGCGGCCCCCGGTGTCAGCCCATGAGTTGCATTACACGGCGAACCGGGCGGTGTCGGAGGAGTTGAAGAGGAAGACATTTTTGCCGTACAAGCAAGGCTTGCTGGGATGCCTAGGCTTCAATCCGGGTGGCGTGCACGACATTTCCAGAGGAGTTGGGTCTATGCCACGTGTATGA